The Lolium rigidum isolate FL_2022 chromosome 1, APGP_CSIRO_Lrig_0.1, whole genome shotgun sequence region GGATCAAGTGGAGCTGTTGTGTAGAGTAACGTGGCAAACCCACTTTACCATAAAAAAGGGTTTTGCTGAGAATTAACTTAGGGCTCAGTCAAGTCCCTAACCGTCCGATTAACTTAGGGCTCACGTACgatatatattttattttatttaaaaaaaaccgTCCGATTAATCTTGACAATATTAGTGTTGTTGAtcactttttttttgagatgcgTTGTTGATCACTTGATATCGTAGGTGACGCGCCCGGCCGTCCGTCCGTTTCTCTCGCGCGCACGCGGGGATTGTTCGCATCTCACGCCAAATACGTGCTCCCGTATATACGTACAGCCATATGGACCTGCCCATGGTCTGGTGCACTTTTCTACATCGGCTGCTACTGTTCCTAGGTAACATGGTGTGCTAATCTTTTTACTCTTTTTTTTATTTGGAAGATGGACACAAAGATGTTGTAGTCTCTAGGCTCGGAAAGAGAGCGGTAGTTTCAGACGACTAAACCGTGAGGATAGACATGGTTGCCActcatttatttattttatagttTTTTATGTTGATAAATCTGGCTCGCAATTGTTGTAATTGGGGTAAATGATTATTTTTTCAGTTGCTAGCCGGGTTGTAACTTGCAAATAGTTGCATTTGAGTTCATTTGCATATAGGGCTGTAACTGAGATTTTCAGTTGCAAATAGGGTTACAACTGAGTTTTTCTCAGTTGCaacgtgggttgcaactgagattttcacAACTGCGGGTGAAGTTGCAATTGATATTTCTACACTTGTAAATGAGTTTTTCAACTGTAATCTAAGTTGCAAATGAGTTTTTTTCAGTTGCGTTATGTGATGTAACTGAGATTTCTACATTTGCAAgtgaggttgcaactgagatttctaCACTTGCAAATGAGTTTTTTCAGCTACAATTTGAGTTGCAACTTACATTTCTATAGTTGCAAGTgaggttgcaactaagatttctaCACTTGCAAATGAGTTTTCTCAGTTGAATTTGAGTTGCAATTTACATTTCTATAGTTGCAAGTGAGGTTGCAAATGAGTTTTTCAGTTGAAATTTGGGTTTCAAGTGAGATTTCTACAATTAcaagtggggttgcaactgaAATTTCCAGTTGCACCTGAGACTTATGATTGCAAGTGCGTTTTTCCAGTTACAAACAATGTTACCACTACAATTTTTTCAGTTACATACTGGGTTGCAACTGATATATTTATAAATTGCAATTGTAACTATGGTTAGAATTGAGATTTTTTTCTAGTTACAGATAGGGTTGAAACTGATAATTTTTTAGTTACAAATATAGTTGGTTGAACAAAAAAAATGTTCTAAAATCATTGGTTTTCTATTGTGATTTGTCTTCTATTTACGGTTGAAAAGTCAGCAGCGTGCATATATCATATAATTTTAAGACGTATTTGTTGGCCCGTACGGTGCTTGTACCACAAAATTTACTATCTAAGCAAAAGCCTAGTGAGCAAGTGAGAACTGCGCAGACATCTAGCGAACGTGACCGCGTGAGGGCGTCACGTATAGGAAATGGACTAGCTGCTCGTTTGTTTGCTTGTGCGTACCCCACGATAAAAATTACCAGAAATTAATACTAAAATTAATAGGATGATATTACTTGACTGAGCATGAATTTCGTTCTCGGTCGACTGAGCCCTAGACAGACCCATGAAAAAAGGCGATGATAGTACGGAGTATCAGAAAGCAGTCACCAATGTGAAATTTCAGTTTACCTCTGGATTCAGCAGTGAAGTGAAACAACAAGCAAAACAAAATCTGAACTCTGCAACCAGCAGCATAGGCGACCAGGCAAAAGTAGCATAAACCTCTCGTTCACGCATTTGGAGACCAAGATCGTCAATCCAGAAAATCGCATCTAATTTTTTTACGTCTTCAAAATATTCTAGGATTTAGAGAACACGAGCTACCAACCTGCCGAGATTGTGTTTGGGTGCATCAGCCGAGATAAGTTCTGCACAAACACAATCGGTCTTGGCTATGGTACAACAGGCTCAGGCACGAACTCAACTTTTATTTTGTTCAACTACAGACGGCAATAGCCCTCTAAAATTAACATGGGCATACAGCGACAACTTGCAGAGAATATTTATGTTCTCTTATACATCTTGCTATAGTGAAAACTACCTACAAGTGGCAAGACGACACTTGAACCTGACATATGAACTATATAgacaaaagagagagaaaaactaATCATAATTACAGTTGCAAGAATATACACATGCCATGATTCTTGAGTGCAACCGGATCTGTGCAAATGAGCACAGGAGAATACACGGTCCAACCTGATGGCCATTTCATTGCCACCTGAGTAGCTAAATTGACCAGGTCAGTATTTCTCATTATTGGATTGGGAGCAAATCCAGCACCCTCTGTCCGTCACTAACTCGCAAAACACCATATCACTCTTGTGAAGCATTTTGAGAATCATCGTCACAAATATTTGACGATGATTGGTCCAGGTTGATTATCGTAGGCATCCATTGCTCGGGAATCACAATGAAGTAAGCAGACATGGCTTTCCTGAACCGCTTCTTGTACTGCATTGGCGAGACTACCGTTGGAGCGGCATTCTTTGGCCCACCAAGAATGCCAGAAGATTTCACCCATGTCTCAAGGTGCTTGTCCCATGTATACTGTCTCATAAAATCTATTATTCCCAGGACTAGTTCATGTTTCTCCTCATCAACACCCACAAGTAAGGAATAGTCCATCACATCAATTCCCTGAAAGAAAGCCGTTACATTGCAAATCAGTTTATGTATGTATACATATATGGGGAATATCCTACTACCAGGTTCAGTTACACCCATACCTCATATACTAACATGATGTAGTATATATACTGCATTATCATTTTTAGCGAGTCCATGCTTATTATGTTATATAAATGTTTGGTATCAAGGTTCAGTTTGGTATTCCATAATGTATTTCACACAGGCCAGGGGTATTTCACATCTCATGCACACGCTGTGTCTAAAACATATTGACTACTGTAGGCTACAAAGTATATACATGCTATGAAGATAGACCATAAGCTACAGAGTGAACAGCATCCACAAAGTTCTATGTTTATGCATCCTAGATAGTAGCAAATGTTCAGCGACAAAGGTACATAGCAGTCTGGTTCCATTGTCCATAAAATAGTAATTGATTTTCCTCATCCTGGCAAAGGAAAGCATAATCTGCCATCTTATGGCTTATACAGAGAATTAAAGATTAGTATGCCTCACAAAACAAAACCTTGTGTCTCTCATGAGATACGGGTTTCACAAAAGAAAGGTACGAAAGACTGATGCTCCAGTATTAAGTTCCATAAATCATGGTGAAAGAGTTaacatactactccctccggttcaaaataattgctcaaaaaatagatgtatctacacactaaaacatgtctagatacatctattttttggcaattattttgaactggagggagtattaaataaaCAAGAACTTAAGTCAACAAGCAACCCTGAGATATCTTACGTTTTATTTTAGTCTTTATAAGGACAAGAAATGCATGCATAAAACAGATAATTCTCGCTGTGAGCATCTGAACTTACTGCTAGAAAAGAAGTATCATTCCAAACAGCTCTTTCCAGAAGCCGCTTCGCCTTGTTCCCAACAAAAATTGGTGATGTTGGCATTGCCTCAATTAAGTTCTGATCAAGAAGGACCTTGTTGTTGCTGGAATCTGCATTATACCTAGATCTTGAAGATCCCTTGAGATCATAAAGCCTCGTAATATTCCGTCCAAATAAAAGATTTTCCATCACAAGCAAATCCATTTTTGATTCTTTGCCACCTTTCAGATGCTTAATTGTAACCTAAGCAAAAGCACACCGTTTTTCAGTACTACCTAGTGCAGAGGTAAATCTACCTATCTTCCTCGAGGTCTAGGTAAACCTAAGCAAAACCTTCCTGTACACATGACTTGCAGGTTGCAAAATCTCCGGAGGCATATTTAACAAACATAGATCTACAAATCCATATGAAGCACATTTGTGCTTTTAAAAAGAGGCACTATGCAATTCCAGGTACAAAAAGACCTGAACTCGGTAACAATTAGATAAATAAGGAAACAATATCTTAACCAAATAAAAGGCTCCATGGCAAGCATACATAATTACATATAAATATGCATGATTCTAAAACTGGATACGAAATCCCCTCCTACCCAGAGTACGGCGTTTGCGAGCTCAGGCTCCAGGTAGcccttttttgaagaaaaaaactaAAAAGGGTATTTTTATGTTTCAAACGGTTCTGAAGAAAAAATCTGGGTGTAGTTAAGGATGTATCCTACAAGCGTGTAATACCTTACTACGAAATACTTTATACACTAGGCTACGCAGAAGTGAAAAAAAATGTAATACCTTACTACGAAAAAAAATGTCAAAACCCCAAAATTTGCCAGAGTATGCCATTTTTTTGGTAGCCCAGAGTTTAAAGTATTTCGTATGGTGATTTCACGCGCCTGTAACATCCCTAACTACATCCGGAATTATATTCAGAATTTTTCAAAACTTTGAAATactatttttgatttatttttaaaTGGGCTACCTTGAGCTCGAGCTCACTTCTTTTATTTTGCTTCTACCCACCAGTAAAATAACTGGGTTCCATAAAATCTCATATATTCATCTAAGAGTTAAAATGACCGGGCCCATGTATAAAACAGAAGGGCTCGGAATCGGAAGACGTTATCATTTCCTAGAGACTGCATATCACTAAATTGCATGGACACATTTCGAAAAAAACTAAATTGCATGGACAGAAAAAATTTTTGCCCATTCAGCATTGTTTCCGAACAAGATTCTACTTAGAAGCCATTGCCATTTCTCACAAGAAGCGTATACATACTCAAAAGATATTAAGTTTCTCTATAATCCAAGCACACAAATGAAGTTTGTTCCTCATAATTAATGTGCAATGACActgccaataaaaatataaacaggAGACTAAAGGTCCTGTGAACATACCTGGTAGATACCCAGAATCTTTGCAAGGGATGTAGGGCTTCCAGTGCTTATGGACTCTGACAAATATTTAAAATAATCTGAACCAAACTGAAGGAATGATTCAAGCTCTGTTTTCGTGACCTGCTTTATTATGAATCTATCATCCAGAGATTTCGCAAAGAACACATTGCTTTTGCCACCTTGTGCTCCCCATTTCTTGCATCGACTGATAGATCTTATAAAATCAAGCTCTGATGGACAACAAGACCTTCTGAGCGCTTCAAAGCTTTTTGCGTAATAGCTTGTCACAGTGTATTTAACTTTCCCAAGTGGCCCACCATCTTCAAAAGAAACTCTGGAGTGCACAACATCAGGAGCAAAGGATCCTCTACTGGAAGATACTGATGAAGTGAAATCGTCAGAGGATCCAAAATCCTCAAATAAGTGAAACGGATTAAAATTTCCTGAATCGTATACAGGCAACGGAAATGAAGAATCTGCACTGTCTTTGTTTTTGCTGCTCTCAACTGACATTTGGAAGTGATACATATGAGAAACAAGTGCATAAGAAATAATACTAGTCGGTTCATCATCGAATACCGGGATAACAACATCATTAACTCCAGTTGGCAGAAAAAGTCTTGCTCCACCTTGCTGCGATAGCTCGCGAAACAATGAAATGTATACAGGATTGTAGTCGGCCAAGGTCCCAAATGTTGGTGCTGTGCCATAATTTGTATTCAGGGAATTATAAAATGTCATGTATGGCATTTTAAGACAGCTTAGCAAGTCTTCTACTGTATCCCCAGACCTGACAGATAAAGCAGAAGTATGGTGTGGTATTGCTTTAGCTTGTTTTTTCACATCGGCAGCTGTACCTTCTAGCTGAGCTAAAGGCTTCACCAAGCTTGCATCAGGAGCAGGTCCATCCTCACCTCTCCATTTTGCATCCAGTGTGTCTGAAATATCGGTCGTTACTCGGAACTGACCCTCAGAAGAAACTCTACGGACACTGATGTTAGATTCTTGCTGATCTAAATGATCTTTGACACTTGCACTGTTTGAATGACTGATTTTAGCTATTGTATTTTCAGTACCATTCAACTCGTCAATGTTTTTGAAGCTAGTTTCATAAGATTGATCATGCTGGTTGAGCCCCCCATCACCAGCATGAAGCGGGCTTGGGCTCTGTCCCAAGGATCCATCTTGAGCATTTGAAACAACTGCAGTGCCCTTTGAGTTCTTCTCCAACTTTGTATTTGTATTGGTATCGACTGATCTATCATTGAATTCAGAAATCTTATTTCCAACTCGTAACCCTCCTAGAGCATCGCAGTATTTGCCACCTGAGGTTGCTATGAAACTTAACCGTTGATCCCACAAGTAACACAGAAACAGTAGCTGTCTCCTTAGTTTGTTAACCTCAAGAATATCAATGAATAACTGCCCCTTTCTGATTTCCTTTTTCAGTAGATTCTTTAGTGATTCCTGAAGATGTATGCAGAATACTACTTTAGGTGGAGCTTTACTTTTTTCACCGAGCTTAAGTATGACAATGATTTCTTAGCAAAGCAAATAGATAAAAACGGTAAAACAAATTACCGTGAAATCAGCCTTCTCTGCTTGCAGGATATCTTCCAGCTCCACTATGTTTCTTCTTAACTCAAGGATCTTTACATTGCCATCAAAAGAGCCTGTAATTGGCCTTTTCTCTGAAATTTGGTGGAGAGCATTCAGCACTTCAGTGAACAGGAGTTCAGCTGAATCAACCACCTGAGACATTGACTATCAGCATCAGATAGAAACTACCTCGTAAGTGAGCTCATAAAGCTAAACACACTACCTCATTTGCCTCTAGCTCTACCCATTCCTGATGTTGGGAAGTGAAATCAAGCTTTGATGGTGGCAAATAGACAGAGTGAACCTTGATTGATGCATACCGGAAGCAGGCAACCATTTCGCCGAAGCTGAAATTCAAACATTTAAGGAACAATTTTCACCAAATTGATAAAGTAGAATGGAGATGAGGACATACCCATAAAAGCGAAGGCAGTCCCTGTGAAGAGAATGACCACAGCTTGCTACCCTACTAGCTGCTGCATGGTTTGAAAAACTTAGTTCCAAAAATTTACCAAGAGATAAGCCCCAGGCAGCATCAGACATCACTATTCTTTTAGTTGCTGGAGGGAGCCCATCATCGCGTGGACAGCGTAAGCATCTATGCCACATCCAGATTTTACCATCATGTTCACCAGATAACTTCACTATAAGTTTCCGCACTGATATTGTTAAGCTACCCTGAGGGTGAACATAACAATAAACATGGGCCTCCGGTGCCAGTTCACAAGAGGGACAACGATTGTTCTAAACCAAATTGTAGAAGTTAGGTAAAatatattttctgcaaacaaaaaTATACTTATCAACGATCTAGGTCTAACCTGATCAAATAGCTGCTCACGCAGAAACCTGCCTAAGGGTTTGTCGAAGTTGCCATAATATTTTATGCGAAGAAGATGTGGCCGCTCACAGATAGCTTCTTTCCAAACACAACGAGAGGACATAGAAACTAATATACTCTGGTTGTCAGCTGGAGATGCTGGAATTTCATCCTTTTTTATAATCGAACCATTCTTTGAACTGCCATTATCATAAGAAATTTCTAAGTTGAGAGGAGCAGATGGCCTAGCTGCTATATTCATATCATTCTCAGAATTATGGGCAGATGAAAGATCACATTCAGCAGACACCGAATTTCCAGAATGAGCAGGCAATAAACTGAAGCCATTAGCCAGCACATGTCTACTTGTTTCGGGCTGGAGTTCTTCAAACTTCACTTCGCTGCCAATATTTCTAGTACAAGCAGGACAATGACATAATGAAATTCTCGACTGCTGAACCAAGGGATCAATATATGATCGAGGTTCCATACCCAGCAAACAGCTTATGT contains the following coding sequences:
- the LOC124678385 gene encoding 1-phosphatidylinositol-3-phosphate 5-kinase FAB1A-like; its protein translation is MGSPEGRLVELFGAVKSWMPRRGEHSPPPPAPKAAAAAAAAVPLAAPQQHDLSRDFWMPDQSCRVCYDCDVQFTILNRRHHCRHCGRVFCARCTANSVPRTPGDAAREDGDRIRVCNYCFKRWREEQTPASQPSSPVLSPTPSAVSVGSDKSCSTGRGSAVTNGQMSSYANLSCTDFGSPPVDGEGRKPDAASLEKQRAAMEPAGSMDHVDNPPDPFNFCLNRSDDEDDDYTIFRSDSEVHHLENSEEYYGPMCFDDHQALCGDAAKESASPRKDTSTLVTSVGIDKMGDHIIDNSEECNTRSSSLYGMEILENELVDFENNTSLWRPPEAEDEEDDHDGDPCDDHEGEDATGEWGYLRSNSFGTGHCRSRDKSAEEHKKAMKDIVDGHFRSLVAQLLQAENVPLADKTGKESWLDIVTSLSWEAASLLRPDTSKEGRMDPGGYVKVKCLACGCPSDSLVVRGVVCKKNVAHRRMSAKKEKPRIIILGGALEYQRVSNLLSSFDTLLQQETDYLKMAVAKIKAHQPSVVLVEKSVSRHAQDLFLEKNISLVLNIKRPLLERISRCTGAHIVPSIDYLSSEKLGKCDLFHVEKYIEEHGTAGEGGKKMLKTLMFFEGCPKPLGFTILLKGANGDELKKVKHVVQYGVFAAYHLALETSFLVDEGATLPELPLRSPIIVALPDKPSSADRSISTIPILQMSTASSPNSDMLKDNFKFNDFRMVDQTAAACFPDKKSCETLEVESTQTPPVQINDQNGNISCLLGMEPRSYIDPLVQQSRISLCHCPACTRNIGSEVKFEELQPETSRHVLANGFSLLPAHSGNSVSAECDLSSAHNSENDMNIAARPSAPLNLEISYDNGSSKNGSIIKKDEIPASPADNQSILVSMSSRCVWKEAICERPHLLRIKYYGNFDKPLGRFLREQLFDQNNRCPSCELAPEAHVYCYVHPQGSLTISVRKLIVKLSGEHDGKIWMWHRCLRCPRDDGLPPATKRIVMSDAAWGLSLGKFLELSFSNHAAASRVASCGHSLHRDCLRFYGFGEMVACFRYASIKVHSVYLPPSKLDFTSQHQEWVELEANEVVDSAELLFTEVLNALHQISEKRPITGSFDGNVKILELRRNIVELEDILQAEKADFTESLKNLLKKEIRKGQLFIDILEVNKLRRQLLFLCYLWDQRLSFIATSGGKYCDALGGLRVGNKISEFNDRSVDTNTNTKLEKNSKGTAVVSNAQDGSLGQSPSPLHAGDGGLNQHDQSYETSFKNIDELNGTENTIAKISHSNSASVKDHLDQQESNISVRRVSSEGQFRVTTDISDTLDAKWRGEDGPAPDASLVKPLAQLEGTAADVKKQAKAIPHHTSALSVRSGDTVEDLLSCLKMPYMTFYNSLNTNYGTAPTFGTLADYNPVYISLFRELSQQGGARLFLPTGVNDVVIPVFDDEPTSIISYALVSHMYHFQMSVESSKNKDSADSSFPLPVYDSGNFNPFHLFEDFGSSDDFTSSVSSSRGSFAPDVVHSRVSFEDGGPLGKVKYTVTSYYAKSFEALRRSCCPSELDFIRSISRCKKWGAQGGKSNVFFAKSLDDRFIIKQVTKTELESFLQFGSDYFKYLSESISTGSPTSLAKILGIYQVTIKHLKGGKESKMDLLVMENLLFGRNITRLYDLKGSSRSRYNADSSNNKVLLDQNLIEAMPTSPIFVGNKAKRLLERAVWNDTSFLAGIDVMDYSLLVGVDEEKHELVLGIIDFMRQYTWDKHLETWVKSSGILGGPKNAAPTVVSPMQYKKRFRKAMSAYFIVIPEQWMPTIINLDQSSSNICDDDSQNASQE